The DNA sequence CAAATTAGATGACCTTGAACTATATGAGGATTATTACGTGACGATCGCCGTAATTTAGCGAGAACTTACGGTCATAAAGCTACGCGAAGAGATTACGGTTGTTGGCGGTAGGGTTGCCTTCATTCTTCTACTCTGGTTTTAAGGGTAAAAAAGAGCAATTGTCTGATCGTTACTATacatattttctaaaaaatgaatgaaacaaaataaatatcaatcCCCATAAGAAAAATTCACCAGAATCTGTGCTTAAGGCTGATAAAGATGGTCATGatattatgattttttttattatatgacATACTGTACAGTATAATAAATACACGATTTTTCTGGTTGATAAATAATAAGATTAACAAAAAAGTTTATCGTTCTCGCTAATTaaagtaaaaagaaagaattaaACCCTCGTTTTCTATTTTCCGTTAGCAACACATTCTATTCTTGGCTGATTTAGAATAGAGGTCATTCGCCCGTGCGTTTTACTATAATAGCGACAGGCTGCTCCCAAGAGACTCAAggcgcccaaatagacctcaaTATTTTTGACCCCACGTCACAGCGAGCTgtgtgtggcgtaaccgtataagaCTCAGGTCTTAAgggctaggaacctggttattgcctccctattaatgcgcgggtgcctCGGTACCTGTGTGTTACACAGTTCGCCAGATAGCGGTGTTGgagccgaaatctccagcctagccgtaaagctttagctgccatacggaGATTCAGCGCCACGTCTGGatgtatggtctattttttttttttttttttagacctACTAGGTTCAGATCATGGCCGAAACCACTATATATTTTTCAGCGTTTTTTTTAAGGCACTCACACTTGAGGCCTGTTTGATATAGGCTAtttatttcagatattttAAGTCTAGTCTCCACAAACGAATGCCGAGCGGCGGGAAGGACATGagaggaggggggtggggggctgaGAATTTATCACGCCTTCCTAGGCGGCTTATTACTGTATTATCAAAAACATGGCATTTAGCACATAGGGTACCAAACCTATTAGCTTTCGTGTACAAATGCTTCAGGCTATCAGGCAAATGAAGGCTCTTTTATCGATAAAATACTTGTCCAAGTACGCAATGGTCggttgggttccctgtgtccAGATTCTGCCCAACACGCGCCCGCGATCAGCATCGTAGGTAGAACGTAAGAAAACTGCTCTTTCATAATAAATCTTTGGGAAGAAAAGAAAGGACAATATTTAGACCGTTGTATAATACAATACAAGAAAAGTGACTTAAAACAGCGAAAGTATGAGTGGACAGCCAGGGTTCGAAGACTCCGAGCGTAAAAATGAACTCGAAGAGGAAATGTCGCGGTGAGTTTCTCgtccaacatggcggactGTCGCTTGTTCAGTGTATCTAGAAACAGAAAGTGACTGCTGCATTTATGGAGTTAACCTCCTCTGGTATTAATTAATTCATGTAATGTTGTATTTCTCTGACcattaagaaaaaaagtgtAAATTTGCATCATGTCATAAGTGTGAATTTGTATCATATCAAATAACTTAGTTAATGTGTTCTCTGTAATTATTCTACAAACTTTTTGTCCCTTTCTTATGTTGTTTTATGTTTCAACTATTCTTTAATTAGAGGAAAATAGGTAAAAAAGTTGGTGTATGGATTTTTGCAATAAGAGGCCCTAGACTGATCCTAGCATTCATTATATCTAATACACTTAATTAATCCAAAGATTTGAGCAAGAGATTGCTGGTCACCCAGTCCCACGACCCATCATCTCGGCCAACACCTTTAAGATGGCATCACAAGCTATACAAGAGGCTGTTGTGCATAATGTTCCACCCCCTCAAATTACTGCGAGACCAGTAGCCCCTCCACCCAACCAACAACAGATGCCTTTTTTCCCTCGTAATGTGCGACCACATACTGGACCTTTACCACCCCCACCCATGATGCCTAGAGTGTCCATGCCTGGACCCACCAGCCATCTGCCTGGGATGGGCCATAACCCAGCACTTCAAGGTAAGATAAGCCATGTCAGAATTGACCAGGAAATATCCCGATTGAACCTTTTTTGCTGCCAAAATGCAAGTACACCCTAAAGCTGGACATACTGATATATTTTAGAAAGTTTACCTATAAAATGCCATTTAAAGACATCTAATAGAAATCCCGCAAATAATGGTTTTCTGCTTCCTTTCTCACTCTTCCAACACTTGAGAAACATGCTACACTCTGCCGTTTCCAATAGACTTAATGGATTTACATATTTCTATCATTGTCaattttcattgttttctttggTTTTCAAAGTTAAACTTTGATTGGTCATAGTTGTTTGGCATGTCCCATTTTCAGTGTCCTCACTGtaaagtttttatttaattaactCACATTTAAGAATGCTTGATGATATACAATTGCTTCTTTCCTGCCTTTCCTCCTGCTTTAAAGGGTACCAATGATTTTCATGATTATAATTGtactaatatttttttagggatGTTGTGCTTATGCTCATAATAATAACATTCCCTTTCAGGTATGGCACACCCTACTATGCAAAGAATGGGACACATGCCCCTCCCAGCACCCCCTGCCCCTCCCATCATCCCACAAGCCATCAACTCGATGCCGATGCCAATGGCTGGCCCATCAGTGCCCACTGTCCAGGTACCAACCATTACTCCTGCAGAACAGAAGGAGTGGGAGTCCGCTTACAGCCATGTTGAGGGcgatgaaaaagagaaaaagaaaaaggagaaaaagatTGTAAGAGTTGCAGGTGGTCAGGTCTGGGAGGACGCATCTCTTGCCCAATGGGATCCAAGTATGTTATCTTGCTATATACCTTAAGCCCCCACGTTTTTTAGGCTCCTATAACCCACCTTCCTCTCTAGAGCCAAAATGTCCTCTAACACGTATAAAAGCACATCTCTATTTTAtcttccccctcccctgagGGCTTATTAGAGCTTTTATggtattatatattattgttattgttgcccTACAGTGTAGGACCATAAAGTCCTCTTTCAAATATGGTGAACATACACTTTTATGGATATCTTATAAAACTATATCATTTCGGCAAAACCCCTAAATAGGGTTAGTAACTAAGTATTTTATTtagatcattaaaaaaatctaaactTTGCTATAGTTACTCACAGGTTTTTCATCCCTCCATCTGCCCCTGTGAGCTGTGAAATAATCATTCTTGTCATCCGTGCTTCAGCACTCACTCTTAGCCTTAGTGGGAGTTTAATGTGTGGGGAGCTGGCCCCAAATCTAGAGAGTTGGCCTTGAAGCCATTCACACGATTTGTACTTTACTTATATG is a window from the Nematostella vectensis chromosome 9, jaNemVect1.1, whole genome shotgun sequence genome containing:
- the LOC5511661 gene encoding RNA-binding protein 42 → MSGQPGFEDSERKNELEEEMSRFEQEIAGHPVPRPIISANTFKMASQAIQEAVVHNVPPPQITARPVAPPPNQQQMPFFPRNVRPHTGPLPPPPMMPRVSMPGPTSHLPGMGHNPALQGMAHPTMQRMGHMPLPAPPAPPIIPQAINSMPMPMAGPSVPTVQVPTITPAEQKEWESAYSHVEGDEKEKKKKEKKIVRVAGGQVWEDASLAQWDPNDFRIFCGDLGSEVTDESLTRAFAKYTSFLKAKIVRDKKSNKSKGYGFVSFKDPNDFIKAMREMNGKYIGSRPVKLRKSTWKDRNIDVVKKKSREKKKLGLR